AAAAGTCATGATGGCCCGAAGCCAACACACGAGATGAACAACGCGTGATTAAAATTTCCATCGATGCCATGGGCGGTGACCACGGACCCAACGTGGTCATCCCGGCGCTCCAGATAGTCGCCACCCGCCGCCCGGACATCCGTTTCGCCATTTATGGCCGCGAAGAAGTGGTGCGGCCGGAACTGGCGAAATTTCCCGGTCTGGCCGAGAAAAGCGAACTGATCCATTGCGATGTCGCCGTGCGCATGGACGACAAGCCAAGCCAGGCCTTGCGCCATGGCCGCTGGAAGTCGTCGATGTGGAAGGCGATCGAGGCGGTGAAGGCCGGTTCGGCCGACGCCTGCGTTTCCGCCGGCAACACCGGCGCGCTGATGGCGATGTCGAAATTCTGCCTGCGCACCATGGCCACCATCGACCGGCCGGCGATCGCCGCGATCTGGCCGAACATGCGCGGCGAAAGCGTGGTGCTGGATGTCGGCGCCACCATCGGTGCCGACGCGCACCAGCTTATCGATTTCGCCATTCTCGGCACCGGCATGGCGCGCGCCGTGTTCGGCATCGAGCGGCCGACCGTCGGCCTGCTCAATGTCGGCGTCGAGGAGGTCAAGGGCCAGGAAGAGGTCAAGGAAGCCGGGCGCATGCTGCGCGAGGCCAACATGGCCTCGATGAGCTATCACGGTTTCGTCGAGGGCGACGATATCGGCAAGGGCACGGTCGACGTGGTGGTGACCGAAGGTTTCGCCGGCAACATCGCGCTGAAGACCGCCGAAGGCACCGCCCGCCAGATCGGCGGTTATCTGCGCGCCGCGATGAGCCGTACCCTGATGGCCCGCATCGGCTATCTGTTCGCCAAGGGCGCTTTCGACCTCTTGCGCGAAAAAATGGATGTCAGCCGCTCCAATGGCGGTGTCTTCCTCGGACTGAACGGGGTCGTGGTAAAAAGCCACGGCGGTGCCGATTCGGCGGGGTTTGCGGCGGCCGTGGAACTGGCCTACGACATGGTGCGCAACCGGCTGCTTGACCGGATCGAAGCGGATCTCGATCTGTTCCATGCCCGCAATCCGCAGTCACCGGCAATCAGACGGTCCGACGTCGCAGCCGACGAAGAAGGATAAAAAGACTTGATTAGATCAGTCGTGCGCGGCACGGGCCAGTCACTGCCCCGCCGCATCATGAAGAATGCCGATTTCGAAGGCATGGTCGAGACGTCGGACGAGTGGATCGCCCAGCGAACCGGCATCCGGCAGCGTCACATCGCCTCCGACGACGAGACGACGGCTTCGCTCGGCGAGGGGGCGGCGCGCGCCGCACTTGCCGATGCCGGGCTGACCCCGGACGACATCGACCTGATCGTACTGGCGACGTCGACGCCCAACAACACGTTCCCCGCCACGGCGGTCGAGATCCAGCAGCGGCTCGGCATGCGCCACGGCTACGCCTTCGACATGCAGGCGGTGTGTTCCGGCTTCGTCTATGCCGTCACCACGGCCGATGCGTATATCCGCGCGGGACTGGCCAAGCGTGTCCTGGTGATCGGCTCCGAGACGTTCTCGCGCATTCTCGACTGGAGCGACCGCTCGACCTGCGTCCTGTTCGGCGATGGCGCCGGCGCAATGGTGCTGGAAGCGACGGAAGGGGCGGGCACCATCGCCGATCGCGGCGTTCTGGCTGCCTCCCTGCGTTCCGACGGCACGCACAAGGAAAAACTCTATGTCGACGGCGGTCCGTCGACCACCGGCACGGTCGGCCATCTCAGGATGGAAGGGCGCGAGGTTTTCAAGCATGCCGTGGGCATGATCACGGACGTCATCGAGGCGACGTTCTCGCAAGCCGGCATCACCGCCGACGACCTCGACTGGTTCGTGCCGCATCAGGCCAACAAGCGCATCATCGACGCTTCCGCCAAGAAGCTCGGCATTGCCGAGGAGAAGGTGGTGATCACCGTCAATCTGCATGGCAACACTTCGGCCGCATCGGTGCCGCTGGCGCTGGCCATCGCAGCGGCGGACGGGCGGATCAAGCGCGGCGACCTCGTGCTTCTGGAGGCGATGGGCGGCGGTTTTACCTGGGGTGCCGTGCTCGTCAGATGGTGAGGCGAACCGGTCGGTTCGGTCCTTGACCTTGTCGAGTCAATTACTTAGGCTCCGGCGGCGTTTGATCGATACATTTGAGATAACTGATAGGGCGGTCCGATGGGAGGAAAGACACTGACACGTGCCGACCTTGCGGAGGCCGTTTATCGGAAGGTCGGCCTGTCGCGCACGGAGTCTGCCGAACTGGTCGAAGCGGTGCTCGACGAGATCTGCGAGGCGATCGTGCGCGGGGAGACGGTGAAGCTGTCATCCTTCGCCACTTTCCATGTTCGTTCCAAGAACGAACGGATCGGCCGCAATCCCAAAACCGGCGAGGAAGTGCCGATTCTGCCGCGCCGGGTGATGACCTTCAAGGCGTCCAACGTGCTGAAAAGCCGTATCCTGCGCTCGCACCAGACCAACAAGTCCAAGGCCGGCAAATAGTCGGTGGCCTCATTCAACGGTTGAAAACCCGGCCCGGCTTGATGCCGGGCTTGAATATTTGGCGA
The genomic region above belongs to Mesorhizobium terrae and contains:
- the plsX gene encoding phosphate acyltransferase PlsX, giving the protein MIKISIDAMGGDHGPNVVIPALQIVATRRPDIRFAIYGREEVVRPELAKFPGLAEKSELIHCDVAVRMDDKPSQALRHGRWKSSMWKAIEAVKAGSADACVSAGNTGALMAMSKFCLRTMATIDRPAIAAIWPNMRGESVVLDVGATIGADAHQLIDFAILGTGMARAVFGIERPTVGLLNVGVEEVKGQEEVKEAGRMLREANMASMSYHGFVEGDDIGKGTVDVVVTEGFAGNIALKTAEGTARQIGGYLRAAMSRTLMARIGYLFAKGAFDLLREKMDVSRSNGGVFLGLNGVVVKSHGGADSAGFAAAVELAYDMVRNRLLDRIEADLDLFHARNPQSPAIRRSDVAADEEG
- a CDS encoding beta-ketoacyl-ACP synthase III — its product is MIRSVVRGTGQSLPRRIMKNADFEGMVETSDEWIAQRTGIRQRHIASDDETTASLGEGAARAALADAGLTPDDIDLIVLATSTPNNTFPATAVEIQQRLGMRHGYAFDMQAVCSGFVYAVTTADAYIRAGLAKRVLVIGSETFSRILDWSDRSTCVLFGDGAGAMVLEATEGAGTIADRGVLAASLRSDGTHKEKLYVDGGPSTTGTVGHLRMEGREVFKHAVGMITDVIEATFSQAGITADDLDWFVPHQANKRIIDASAKKLGIAEEKVVITVNLHGNTSAASVPLALAIAAADGRIKRGDLVLLEAMGGGFTWGAVLVRW
- a CDS encoding integration host factor subunit alpha, which gives rise to MGGKTLTRADLAEAVYRKVGLSRTESAELVEAVLDEICEAIVRGETVKLSSFATFHVRSKNERIGRNPKTGEEVPILPRRVMTFKASNVLKSRILRSHQTNKSKAGK